The DNA sequence CTACCGACTCGATGTCCTGAAGCATGATCAAGACCGGAACATCCTCTGACTTAAGACGCCGCTCGCCTGTCCACTCATCGACACAGGCCGCGCAGGGACAGTGCTGTCGGAGATAACGAACCGCATAAATCCCCTTGTGGCCATCGCTCCACTGGATTCCCAACACTCCCTTGTCAAGCCACTCCATATCTCGAGGCTCCAGAGCAGCGGCTGTCATGCGTTCACCTCTCATTGTATCCTACTCATCCTGGCGATACGGACGATAGGAAGTCAACCGGTGGTAGCCGTTTCCCGGCAACAACCGTGACATACCCTTCAATCGCTTCCTCCACCTCATTCCGCACTTGTCCCGCCGCTCGCAACCGCGTAAGCACCGTAGGCGCCAGCCGAATGGCTTGTTGAAGAAACAACAGGCTGCCTCGTGAAAATGCGACGCATCGAACTCGTTGACGGGCGGCACAGGTCAGACACACGAGGCCTCCGGCGATCGGAGAAAATTGAGGCTCCCCGACGAAATGCGTCTTCCCACAAGCGGCGCAATGATCGGTCTGCGGGCGAAACCCCGTCAATCCCAGCAATCTGATCTGAAACAGGAGCGCCGTAAAGGTCGGGTCGTCACTTTCGTGGAGCAAGGCCAGGCCCCGCTCCAGGCTGTCAAACAAAAGCGGGTCCGGATCTCCATCCGGAGTGATCGCGGCGACGACATTGACCATTCGCGCCGCCGAGGCCATCAAGCGAAGATCTTCCCGCAACACCTGAGAAGACCGTACTAAATCTACCTGTGAAATCCGAAACAGAGAGTCCCCGGTTTTCTCAAACAGATTCAGACGACACACGCTAAATGGTTCGATCGCGGCTCCGAATCGGCTTTTCTGGCGGCGGGCGCCGCGAGCCACCCCTCTGATTTTACCCAGATCCTTGGAATAGACGGTGACGATTCGATCGGCATCACCCCACTTGCGACTCCGCAAAATGATCGCCGTCGTTTTTATCAGAGGCACGGCTCTCTCCAGTCCAGACCTCGACAGAGGCCCGAGGATGCGCCGGTCCCTGTCATCGGAGATACTCCAAGAACAGAGTGGATAAAGTCAGATAAATTGTAATGCCGGTGATGTCGTTCGCCGTCGTGACGAAAGGACCGGCGGCAACGGCCGGATCGACTCCCACGCGTTTGAGCAGAATCGGCATAATCGTCGCCATGCTGGTCGAGACCAGAAATGCAATGATC is a window from the Candidatus Nitrospira nitrificans genome containing:
- a CDS encoding gamma-butyrobetaine hydroxylase-like domain-containing protein; its protein translation is MTAAALEPRDMEWLDKGVLGIQWSDGHKGIYAVRYLRQHCPCAACVDEWTGERRLKSEDVPVLIMLQDIESVGRYAFQFKWSDGHDTGIYSYALLRELCQCDVCQPVKPVEPKSRRLM
- the recO gene encoding DNA repair protein RecO: MPLIKTTAIILRSRKWGDADRIVTVYSKDLGKIRGVARGARRQKSRFGAAIEPFSVCRLNLFEKTGDSLFRISQVDLVRSSQVLREDLRLMASAARMVNVVAAITPDGDPDPLLFDSLERGLALLHESDDPTFTALLFQIRLLGLTGFRPQTDHCAACGKTHFVGEPQFSPIAGGLVCLTCAARQRVRCVAFSRGSLLFLQQAIRLAPTVLTRLRAAGQVRNEVEEAIEGYVTVVAGKRLPPVDFLSSVSPG